The Peribacillus simplex genome contains a region encoding:
- a CDS encoding M20 family metallopeptidase translates to MLIELLKDLVSIDSSAKEGANQAVDYCADWLKKQGITVNVIVNNGYKMLVSEIGSGDKTVIWNGHVDVVSGTPDQFFPEIHEGNLYGRGTADMKAGVAGMMCAFTELKDKDLGLKIQLQIVSDEEIGGLNCSGYLAKHGYRGDFVICAEPTQLGIGLQAKGALRLDIEVSGKSAHGSRPWEGVNAIEKAYDLYQKIKELPFTRDHTPLYSSPSLNLAKIKGGDVYNKVPDACLLSLDIRYLPTQTMEDIIAQIESVTGNTVHINMYSKPVKTEESDPFITLLRPIIERNTKQDAAIFGQHGSADTVFFAAYGIPAIEFGPKGENWHGDRECVNLESVAVYQKMLVDFASEFVLN, encoded by the coding sequence TTGCTCATCGAGTTACTTAAAGATTTAGTATCTATTGACAGTTCAGCGAAAGAAGGGGCCAACCAGGCAGTTGATTACTGTGCGGACTGGCTTAAAAAACAAGGAATTACCGTGAATGTGATCGTGAATAACGGTTATAAAATGCTTGTTAGCGAGATTGGCAGCGGAGATAAAACCGTAATTTGGAATGGCCATGTCGATGTTGTCAGCGGAACGCCGGATCAATTTTTCCCTGAGATTCATGAAGGAAACTTATATGGACGCGGGACAGCCGATATGAAGGCGGGAGTTGCAGGGATGATGTGTGCATTTACCGAACTGAAAGATAAGGACTTAGGTTTAAAAATCCAGTTGCAGATCGTATCGGATGAAGAGATTGGCGGGTTGAACTGTTCCGGATATTTAGCGAAACATGGGTATAGAGGGGACTTTGTAATCTGTGCTGAACCAACGCAATTGGGGATCGGACTCCAGGCAAAGGGTGCCCTTCGTCTCGATATTGAAGTATCCGGCAAATCTGCACACGGAAGCCGTCCATGGGAAGGTGTGAATGCGATTGAAAAGGCCTATGATCTCTATCAAAAAATAAAGGAACTTCCTTTCACCCGGGATCACACTCCCCTTTACTCCTCCCCTTCTCTTAACCTAGCAAAAATCAAAGGCGGGGATGTTTATAATAAGGTACCGGATGCCTGTTTGCTAAGCCTTGATATACGCTACCTTCCTACGCAAACAATGGAAGATATCATTGCTCAGATCGAAAGTGTGACAGGAAATACTGTCCATATTAATATGTACAGTAAACCTGTAAAAACCGAAGAGTCAGATCCATTCATCACTCTGCTCCGCCCGATTATCGAAAGGAACACCAAGCAGGACGCTGCCATTTTTGGGCAGCACGGCTCCGCAGATACCGTGTTTTTTGCGGCATATGGTATCCCAGCCATTGAATTCGGTCCAAAAGGTGAGAACTGGCATGGAGATAGGGAATGCGTCAACCTTGAATCAGTAGCAGTCTATCAAAAAATGCTAGTCGATTTCGCTTCTGAATTTGTTTTAAATTAA
- a CDS encoding LytTR family DNA-binding domain-containing protein encodes MDQFTVESVLNIIREFVPKDASISVADSEKYIYYQPSKQVDLRIKPGDLISEKTATYKALSVRKKIGVQVESNVFGVPYYGLSVPIMDEGNPLGAVTAILPSKPLILPTSFLTIKTDDRWIPLPYDEIMYLEAQNRKTKIQSERVSGFHKMNLSELEFILPSDLFIRVHRSYIVNINYIQEILPDFHSTFLLIMKDNSKIQVSQTYASQFRRALGF; translated from the coding sequence ATGGATCAATTTACGGTCGAATCCGTTTTGAATATCATCAGGGAGTTTGTACCGAAGGATGCTTCAATTTCTGTGGCTGATTCTGAAAAATACATTTATTATCAACCGAGCAAACAAGTTGACTTAAGAATAAAACCGGGTGATTTAATCAGTGAAAAAACGGCGACATATAAAGCGTTGAGTGTTCGTAAAAAAATAGGGGTGCAAGTTGAAAGTAATGTATTTGGCGTACCTTACTATGGGCTGAGTGTTCCTATAATGGACGAGGGCAATCCTTTAGGGGCGGTAACGGCCATCTTGCCGTCAAAGCCATTAATTTTACCGACATCATTCTTGACCATTAAAACAGATGACCGCTGGATACCGCTTCCATATGATGAAATAATGTATTTGGAAGCTCAAAATAGGAAAACTAAGATTCAGTCCGAACGTGTGAGTGGATTTCATAAAATGAACTTAAGTGAACTGGAATTCATTTTACCTAGTGATTTATTCATTCGCGTGCATCGTTCGTACATCGTCAATATCAATTATATACAAGAGATCCTTCCCGATTTTCATTCTACATTTTTACTGATAATGAAAGACAATTCCAAAATCCAGGTCAGTCAAACATATGCAAGTCAATTTAGAAGGGCTTTGGGGTTTTAG
- a CDS encoding dicarboxylate/amino acid:cation symporter translates to MKILKNLTVQVIIGIILGITVGFFFPAFGEQLKILADLFIKMIKMVIAPIIFLTVVIGIGGMGDMKKVGRIGGKALLYFEIVTTFALAIGIIVVNLLGPGKGFNIDSVEGGDVSQYTTAASETEHGAVAFISNIIPDNAVAALAGGDLLPILFFAVLFGLSMAAMGPRVQPVVSFFQHIADIFFGIVGMIMKVSPLAAFGAMAYTIGKFGLGSLSSLGQLMGSVYITMALFIIIILGSIAKIYGFNIFKFIAYLKEEILLVLGTSSSESALPSVMKKLEKYGCSKSVVGLVVPTGYSFNLDGTSIYLSMAAIFIAQAYGVDLSIWQELTLLGILMLTSKGAAGVTGSGFITLAATLAAFPMIPVEGMALLLGVDRFMSEARAITNLIGNSVATVVISKSEGEFNPNQAISGDMGEVAVSSEK, encoded by the coding sequence TTGAAAATATTAAAAAATCTAACAGTTCAGGTCATCATCGGTATCATTCTGGGTATAACAGTCGGTTTCTTCTTCCCTGCTTTCGGTGAACAGCTGAAGATATTAGCTGATTTATTTATTAAAATGATTAAAATGGTCATTGCACCAATCATCTTCTTAACCGTCGTAATCGGTATTGGCGGTATGGGTGATATGAAAAAGGTTGGCCGCATCGGCGGAAAGGCCCTGCTCTATTTTGAAATCGTAACCACTTTCGCACTTGCCATCGGAATCATCGTAGTCAATCTGCTGGGACCTGGTAAAGGCTTTAACATCGATTCAGTCGAGGGCGGAGATGTATCACAATATACAACAGCCGCTTCCGAAACGGAACACGGCGCCGTTGCTTTCATTTCTAATATCATTCCTGATAATGCCGTTGCCGCACTTGCTGGCGGAGACTTACTCCCTATTCTATTCTTTGCCGTATTATTCGGATTATCAATGGCGGCAATGGGACCGAGAGTGCAGCCAGTCGTTTCTTTCTTTCAGCATATTGCCGATATTTTCTTCGGCATCGTCGGTATGATCATGAAAGTATCTCCTTTGGCGGCTTTTGGAGCAATGGCTTATACAATCGGTAAGTTCGGCCTTGGTTCTCTAAGCTCTTTAGGACAATTAATGGGTAGCGTATATATCACAATGGCACTATTCATCATTATTATCCTTGGCTCGATCGCAAAAATATACGGCTTTAATATTTTCAAGTTCATAGCCTATTTAAAAGAAGAAATCCTCTTAGTTTTAGGAACATCTTCGTCGGAATCGGCTTTACCAAGCGTAATGAAAAAACTTGAAAAATATGGTTGTTCAAAATCGGTAGTCGGTTTAGTTGTCCCAACGGGTTATTCTTTCAACCTTGATGGCACATCGATCTACTTATCCATGGCAGCGATTTTCATCGCCCAAGCCTATGGTGTCGATTTAAGCATCTGGCAGGAATTGACCCTTCTCGGAATCTTGATGTTAACATCCAAAGGAGCTGCCGGTGTAACGGGATCCGGTTTCATTACACTTGCTGCAACATTAGCTGCCTTCCCAATGATTCCAGTTGAAGGAATGGCCTTACTGCTGGGAGTCGACCGTTTCATGTCTGAAGCACGTGCCATCACCAATCTAATCGGTAACAGTGTTGCTACAGTGGTCATTTCTAAATCGGAAGGTGAATTCAATCCAAATCAAGCCATCTCAGGCGATATGGGTGAAGTGGCCGTCTCATCGGAAAAATAA
- a CDS encoding NAD-dependent succinate-semialdehyde dehydrogenase, producing the protein MKDYGLFINGEWSDFGLDKIEVRNPATDEVVATVPKGGATEAAKAADAAYEAFTGWAALSVYERAELIWKWHRLIDDNKEELAKIMTEEQGKPLKEALGEMTYANGFLSWFAEEGKRVYGETIPASVSNKRLFVTKQPVGVVAVITPWNFPAAMITRKVAPALAVGCTVVIKPANLTPITALKMAELAEEAGIPKGVINVVTGKSSEIGETWLQDTRVRKLTFTGSTEVGKTLMRGSADTVKKISLELGGHAPAIVLEDADLNKAVDGIISSKFRNAGQTCVCSNRIYVHEAIQEAFIKKLVAKVKELKVGNGLEDGVDIGPLIDQNAVDKVQKQIDEAISSGAKLEAGGKSISGLFLEPTVLSNIDDSMLCMKEETFGPLAPIASFKTDEEAIKRANDSIFGLAAYVFTENITKGIKFTEALEFGIVGLNDGLPSVPQAPFGGFKQSGLGREGGHQGIEEFLEVKYISLGL; encoded by the coding sequence ATGAAGGATTACGGATTATTTATTAACGGTGAGTGGTCGGATTTTGGATTGGATAAAATTGAAGTGAGAAACCCGGCAACGGATGAAGTAGTTGCCACCGTTCCTAAAGGCGGTGCAACTGAAGCGGCGAAGGCTGCAGATGCCGCATATGAAGCCTTTACGGGCTGGGCTGCACTCTCAGTCTATGAACGTGCTGAACTAATTTGGAAATGGCATCGATTGATCGATGATAATAAAGAAGAACTAGCCAAAATCATGACTGAAGAGCAAGGCAAGCCCCTTAAAGAGGCTCTTGGTGAAATGACATATGCAAATGGCTTTTTATCTTGGTTTGCCGAAGAAGGAAAACGGGTATACGGCGAAACGATTCCTGCATCCGTATCCAATAAGCGGCTTTTCGTGACAAAACAGCCTGTCGGAGTTGTAGCTGTCATTACGCCTTGGAACTTTCCCGCAGCCATGATTACAAGAAAAGTTGCACCAGCGCTTGCAGTCGGCTGCACAGTCGTCATTAAACCGGCAAACCTGACTCCCATAACAGCTCTAAAAATGGCTGAATTAGCTGAAGAAGCTGGCATTCCAAAAGGAGTCATCAATGTCGTGACAGGAAAATCATCAGAAATCGGCGAAACTTGGCTTCAAGATACAAGGGTTCGTAAATTGACGTTCACCGGTTCTACAGAAGTCGGTAAAACCCTTATGAGGGGCTCAGCTGACACGGTAAAGAAAATTTCGCTTGAACTCGGGGGTCACGCACCCGCAATCGTTCTTGAGGATGCCGACCTTAATAAAGCGGTTGATGGCATCATCAGTTCAAAATTCCGTAACGCAGGACAAACATGCGTCTGTTCAAATCGCATTTATGTCCACGAAGCCATTCAAGAAGCCTTCATCAAAAAGCTCGTTGCCAAGGTCAAAGAACTAAAGGTAGGAAATGGACTGGAGGATGGTGTCGATATCGGTCCGCTTATCGATCAAAATGCAGTTGATAAGGTTCAAAAACAAATTGATGAAGCAATCAGCAGCGGTGCTAAGCTAGAAGCTGGCGGTAAATCAATAAGCGGTCTTTTTCTTGAACCAACTGTACTATCCAACATTGATGACAGCATGCTCTGCATGAAGGAAGAAACATTTGGTCCTCTAGCTCCCATCGCCTCCTTTAAGACTGATGAAGAGGCAATCAAGAGGGCGAATGACTCCATCTTCGGTTTGGCAGCTTACGTCTTCACTGAAAATATCACCAAGGGCATCAAATTCACCGAGGCACTTGAATTCGGCATTGTTGGCTTGAACGATGGACTTCCTTCCGTTCCGCAAGCTCCATTTGGCGGATTCAAGCAAAGCGGGCTCGGCCGTGAAGGTGGACATCAAGGCATCGAAGAATTCCTGGAAGTAAAATATATTTCCTTAGGTTTGTAA
- a CDS encoding P-II family nitrogen regulator, whose protein sequence is MSEVLTKIEIITRPIKFEQFKAELAKIGVSGMTVSEVKGTGLQKSYVETYRGRNREMSLHDRMKIEIVVCEVPVQDVVDVARKFLSTGKPGDGKIFIYELANVVNIRTGKEGHDALKNDI, encoded by the coding sequence ATGTCCGAGGTTTTAACGAAAATAGAAATCATTACTCGTCCAATCAAGTTTGAACAATTCAAAGCGGAACTTGCAAAAATAGGCGTAAGCGGAATGACAGTTTCGGAAGTAAAAGGAACGGGTCTTCAGAAAAGTTATGTGGAAACATATAGAGGCAGAAATCGTGAAATGTCATTGCATGACCGAATGAAAATCGAAATCGTCGTGTGTGAGGTGCCAGTTCAGGATGTTGTGGATGTAGCAAGGAAGTTCTTGAGTACCGGTAAGCCTGGGGACGGTAAAATCTTCATATATGAATTGGCGAATGTTGTGAATATCCGGACCGGAAAAGAAGGTCATGATGCGTTAAAGAATGATATCTGA
- a CDS encoding ketopantoate reductase family protein → MCTLNIVIIGAGALGSYFGGRLQQAGQHVQYLVRKNRAKQLKENGISITSPHGNYQFNDLHITENVNDIEKVDLVILAVKGQHLQGTLKDLKVLVEKGAKVLPLLNGLEHISILQEELGDEAVLGGSAFIIATLDEKGHVIHSNDNHDLIYGPLHPSQKKICDEFEQAAGSAIMKAGRTENILIRMWIKYMFITAFSGVTTASNLPIGTIRRFPETNGLLEKVLVEMKELANAHGVGITMENIAQAMENMAGLPDESTSSMHQDRRKGLTLEVEHLQGGALRLADKAGLRLPVIGTLYALIKPFEN, encoded by the coding sequence GTGTGCACATTGAATATTGTCATTATAGGGGCAGGGGCACTCGGCTCCTACTTTGGAGGCAGGTTGCAGCAGGCGGGGCAGCATGTTCAATACCTTGTCCGAAAAAACCGCGCCAAACAATTGAAAGAAAACGGTATCAGCATAACCAGCCCACATGGAAACTACCAATTTAACGACCTACATATCACAGAGAACGTAAATGATATCGAAAAGGTCGACCTTGTGATTCTCGCCGTAAAAGGCCAGCATCTGCAAGGCACCCTTAAAGATTTAAAGGTCCTTGTCGAAAAAGGCGCAAAGGTCCTCCCGCTTTTGAACGGGTTGGAACATATATCCATTTTACAGGAAGAACTGGGCGATGAAGCCGTCTTGGGAGGAAGCGCCTTTATCATCGCCACTCTTGATGAAAAAGGTCATGTCATTCACTCCAATGATAATCACGATTTAATTTATGGCCCGCTTCATCCGTCACAAAAAAAGATTTGTGATGAATTCGAACAGGCGGCCGGATCAGCTATCATGAAGGCTGGCAGAACGGAAAACATATTGATCAGGATGTGGATCAAATACATGTTCATCACCGCTTTCTCCGGTGTGACAACTGCCTCCAACCTCCCTATCGGCACGATACGGAGATTCCCTGAAACCAATGGATTGCTGGAAAAGGTCCTTGTTGAAATGAAGGAGCTCGCAAATGCTCATGGTGTCGGAATTACTATGGAGAATATTGCCCAGGCGATGGAAAACATGGCAGGTTTACCTGATGAATCCACCTCTTCCATGCACCAGGACCGCCGGAAGGGCCTAACCCTGGAAGTGGAACATTTACAGGGCGGTGCACTGCGCCTTGCCGACAAGGCCGGTTTGAGACTTCCTGTGATCGGAACCCTTTATGCACTCATAAAACCATTCGAAAATTGA
- a CDS encoding ammonium transporter, whose product MQMADSVFMFLATMMVWLMTPGIALFYGGMVKSKNVLNTAMHSYMPLAVISILWVLIGYSLSFSPGNTFLGGLDWVGLKDVGFAPGPYSETIPHSLFMLFQMTFAVLTVSIIAGGIAERMKFSAFLIFTILWSLFVYAPVAHWVWGGGWLAELGALDFAGGNVVHISSGVAGLVLAIMLGKRKESGDSAPHNLPLTFLGGSLIWFGWYGFNVGSALTINEVAMNVFVNTAVAAAAGIIGWLIVEYMANKKATLLGAVSGAISGLVAITPACGFVTTASSIIIGVVGGAVCFWGVFFLKNKLGYDDALDAFGLHGIGGTWGGIATGLFATTSVNESGANGLFYGDFNLLWKQLVAIVATYIFVAVVTYIVAKVINLFVPLRVSEEDESMGLDLTLHGEKAYHESI is encoded by the coding sequence ATGCAAATGGCGGATTCGGTATTCATGTTTTTGGCGACGATGATGGTTTGGCTAATGACACCAGGGATTGCCCTATTTTATGGAGGGATGGTAAAAAGTAAAAATGTCCTGAATACGGCAATGCATAGTTACATGCCACTGGCTGTTATTTCGATTCTTTGGGTGCTTATTGGATATTCATTATCATTTTCACCTGGTAATACATTTCTAGGCGGTCTGGACTGGGTTGGGTTAAAGGATGTAGGCTTTGCACCTGGACCATACAGCGAAACAATTCCTCATAGTTTGTTCATGTTATTCCAAATGACTTTTGCCGTGTTAACAGTCTCGATCATTGCAGGTGGCATTGCCGAGCGGATGAAGTTTTCAGCATTCCTGATTTTTACGATCCTTTGGTCTTTATTCGTATACGCTCCCGTTGCACACTGGGTATGGGGAGGCGGCTGGTTAGCGGAATTGGGTGCGCTTGACTTTGCAGGTGGCAACGTCGTCCATATTTCTTCAGGGGTTGCGGGTCTGGTTTTAGCGATCATGTTAGGTAAAAGAAAAGAGTCGGGTGACAGTGCACCACATAATCTTCCTTTAACATTCCTCGGAGGTTCATTAATTTGGTTCGGGTGGTACGGCTTCAACGTCGGAAGTGCATTGACAATCAATGAAGTGGCGATGAATGTATTCGTTAATACAGCAGTTGCAGCTGCTGCTGGTATCATAGGCTGGCTGATCGTTGAGTATATGGCTAATAAAAAGGCAACATTGCTGGGTGCGGTATCCGGAGCCATTTCTGGCTTGGTAGCCATTACACCTGCTTGTGGATTCGTAACCACTGCCTCTTCCATCATCATTGGTGTCGTCGGCGGTGCCGTATGTTTCTGGGGCGTATTCTTCCTGAAGAATAAACTGGGTTACGACGATGCACTTGATGCTTTTGGATTACATGGGATCGGTGGGACATGGGGAGGCATCGCCACAGGTTTGTTTGCGACCACTTCCGTAAATGAAAGCGGGGCAAATGGTTTATTCTATGGCGATTTCAACTTATTGTGGAAACAGCTTGTAGCGATCGTCGCGACATATATTTTCGTTGCCGTGGTCACTTATATCGTTGCGAAAGTCATAAACCTTTTCGTGCCGTTGCGTGTCAGTGAAGAAGATGAGTCAATGGGGCTTGATCTTACACTTCATGGAGAAAAGGCTTATCACGAATCCATTTAA
- a CDS encoding acetyl-CoA hydrolase/transferase family protein, whose translation MNESVFKKIRNEQFKGKVVTAEEAASWIKDGMKLGMSGFTRAGDAKVIPMALVERAKTEKFKVDVYTGASLGPEVDQHMAEAGIINKRLPFQADKGIRNKINADEVTYVDQHLSHTAEQVRQGIVGPIDFAIIEALAITEDGLIIPTTSVGNSAIFVQEAKHVIIELNVSHPEGLEGMHDIYTPAKQGEREPIPMTKASDRLGSIGIAVDPEKVMGIVVSTDLDAPSTIVPPDEETATIANHLINFLREEIKAGRLTESLAPLQSGVGSVANAVFAGFLDSEFKDLEVYSEVLQDAVFDLIDAGKVKFASGCSITLAEEKGKQVYGELEKYRDKLVLRPQEISNHPEIIRRLGLISINTALECDIYGNVNSTHVSGTRMMNGIGGSGDFARNSRLGIFVTKSYAKGGKISSIVPFVSHVDHTEHDVDVLVTEQGIADLRGLAPKERVELIIENCAHPDYRPQLRAYFSEAVAQTGGHQTPHILEKAFSWHTNLAKNGTMLEAVLQDQK comes from the coding sequence ATGAACGAAAGCGTTTTCAAAAAAATTCGCAACGAACAATTTAAGGGGAAAGTAGTTACAGCGGAAGAAGCAGCTTCATGGATTAAAGATGGGATGAAACTCGGTATGAGCGGATTTACCCGTGCTGGGGATGCTAAAGTTATTCCGATGGCTCTAGTTGAAAGGGCTAAAACTGAAAAATTCAAAGTTGACGTATATACAGGTGCCTCATTAGGACCGGAAGTCGATCAACATATGGCGGAAGCGGGTATCATAAACAAACGTTTGCCGTTCCAAGCGGATAAAGGCATTCGCAATAAAATCAATGCTGATGAAGTCACTTATGTGGATCAGCATTTATCTCATACAGCTGAACAAGTTCGTCAGGGCATTGTCGGCCCTATAGATTTTGCAATCATCGAAGCATTGGCGATTACGGAAGATGGATTAATCATCCCGACAACTTCTGTAGGAAACTCAGCCATATTCGTTCAAGAAGCTAAACATGTAATCATTGAATTGAACGTGTCCCATCCAGAAGGATTGGAAGGGATGCATGATATATACACACCAGCTAAACAAGGGGAACGCGAACCGATCCCTATGACTAAAGCAAGTGATCGCCTTGGATCGATCGGTATTGCGGTTGATCCTGAAAAAGTAATGGGAATCGTCGTTTCCACGGATCTTGATGCACCTTCTACAATCGTGCCGCCGGATGAAGAAACAGCAACAATCGCCAACCACCTTATTAACTTCCTTCGTGAAGAAATCAAGGCTGGCCGTTTAACTGAAAGCCTTGCTCCGCTTCAGTCGGGTGTAGGTTCAGTCGCAAATGCAGTATTCGCTGGCTTCCTTGATTCTGAATTTAAAGATTTGGAAGTTTATTCAGAAGTGCTGCAAGATGCGGTATTTGATTTAATCGATGCTGGAAAAGTTAAATTCGCTTCGGGTTGTTCGATTACATTAGCTGAAGAAAAAGGTAAACAAGTTTACGGTGAGCTTGAAAAATACCGTGATAAACTAGTTCTTCGTCCACAAGAAATATCTAACCATCCTGAAATCATCCGTCGCCTTGGCTTGATTTCAATCAATACAGCGTTAGAGTGTGATATCTACGGTAACGTGAACTCGACACATGTTTCTGGGACAAGAATGATGAATGGAATCGGTGGATCTGGTGATTTTGCCCGTAACTCACGCCTAGGCATTTTCGTAACGAAATCATATGCAAAAGGCGGCAAAATTTCTAGTATCGTTCCTTTCGTTTCACATGTGGATCATACTGAACATGATGTGGATGTATTAGTGACAGAGCAAGGGATCGCTGATTTACGTGGTTTGGCACCAAAAGAACGCGTAGAGTTAATCATAGAAAACTGTGCGCATCCTGACTACCGTCCACAGCTTCGTGCATACTTCTCTGAAGCTGTTGCGCAAACTGGCGGGCATCAAACTCCACACATTCTTGAAAAAGCATTTTCATGGCATACAAACCTAGCTAAAAACGGTACGATGCTTGAAGCAGTACTTCAAGATCAAAAATAA
- a CDS encoding AI-2E family transporter — MFKTKLHFWTLELLLLSLLFYVGTKISFLFEPIVIFTSTLFFPILISGFLYFLFNPTVDFLVKRRMPRGLAILLLYVFFLGLISLLVGLVGPSLSKQVTDLVNNLPDYFNQTRKFIEDSAESKWFLWTVEQDYVPLQEVGDSLQKYLTNLPSNITNSLTSVFSVVTNITLVVVTVPFILFYMLKDGDKLPAAIMKFVPVRYRKPALTVLQETGGTLTTYIQGQMLVCMFVGIGTFIGYLIIGLPYAFLFALIGAVTNIIPYVGPFIGAAPAVIVALIHSPTEALLVILVVTVIQQLDGNFISPLVIGKKLNTHPLTIIILLLVAGNIAGIIGMILAVPTYSVVKTIVLNIVKFIRIRKEEKLEEDILE; from the coding sequence TTGTTCAAGACAAAATTACATTTTTGGACGTTAGAGTTATTACTATTGTCTTTACTTTTTTATGTTGGTACAAAGATTTCTTTTCTTTTTGAACCGATAGTCATCTTTACATCTACATTGTTCTTTCCAATCTTGATTTCAGGTTTTCTCTACTTTTTGTTCAACCCCACTGTTGATTTCCTCGTTAAAAGGAGAATGCCAAGGGGATTGGCGATTTTATTGCTTTATGTATTTTTCCTGGGATTGATCAGTTTGTTGGTCGGTCTGGTCGGCCCGTCACTGTCCAAACAGGTTACGGATTTAGTCAATAACCTCCCGGATTATTTCAATCAAACAAGGAAGTTCATTGAAGATTCAGCTGAGTCAAAATGGTTTTTGTGGACGGTAGAACAAGATTATGTACCACTGCAAGAAGTAGGGGATTCGCTGCAAAAATATTTGACGAACTTACCTAGTAATATAACGAACAGTTTAACTTCCGTTTTCAGCGTGGTGACGAATATTACGTTAGTGGTCGTAACGGTTCCTTTCATCCTGTTTTATATGTTGAAGGATGGGGATAAACTTCCGGCCGCTATTATGAAATTCGTCCCGGTTCGCTATAGAAAACCGGCTTTAACAGTACTTCAGGAAACTGGCGGGACGCTTACCACATACATACAAGGGCAGATGCTTGTTTGCATGTTCGTCGGGATCGGAACGTTCATCGGGTATTTGATCATTGGTTTGCCTTACGCGTTCTTATTCGCGCTGATTGGTGCTGTAACCAATATCATCCCATATGTAGGTCCGTTTATCGGAGCGGCTCCTGCGGTCATTGTGGCGTTGATTCATTCACCGACCGAGGCGTTACTGGTCATTCTGGTTGTAACGGTCATTCAGCAACTGGATGGTAATTTCATATCACCGTTAGTCATCGGGAAAAAATTGAACACACATCCGCTCACCATCATCATCCTTTTGCTCGTCGCCGGAAACATTGCCGGTATCATCGGCATGATTTTGGCCGTTCCGACTTACTCTGTTGTTAAAACGATTGTATTGAATATCGTAAAATTCATCAGGATCCGAAAAGAAGAAAAGCTTGAAGAAGATATATTGGAATGA
- a CDS encoding 3D domain-containing protein → MKKILLPLFTAFFLVFSFSGVSSAATTTYKVKSGDTLWGIANKHNITVNQLKSWNNLKKDNIHPKQVLKVKKTSTSAKPKAKTTSSKKYKTITVKATAYTANCKGCSGITASGLNLKKNPNVKAISVDPKVIPLGTKVHVEGYGDAIAADKGGAIKGNKIDVFYSSQSKAINWGRKTVKVKIYK, encoded by the coding sequence TTGAAAAAAATACTACTTCCACTATTCACTGCTTTCTTTTTGGTATTTAGTTTTTCCGGAGTTTCATCGGCTGCTACTACTACATACAAAGTTAAAAGCGGCGACACACTATGGGGTATCGCCAATAAACATAATATAACAGTCAATCAACTCAAAAGTTGGAACAACCTGAAAAAAGATAACATCCATCCAAAACAAGTTTTAAAGGTCAAGAAAACATCGACCTCTGCTAAACCTAAAGCTAAAACGACATCATCCAAGAAATATAAAACGATCACGGTGAAGGCAACAGCTTACACTGCGAACTGCAAAGGTTGCAGCGGTATTACAGCATCGGGTCTTAACTTAAAGAAAAACCCTAACGTAAAAGCCATCTCAGTCGACCCTAAGGTCATTCCACTAGGAACAAAGGTTCATGTAGAAGGATACGGGGATGCCATTGCGGCAGATAAAGGCGGCGCAATCAAAGGGAATAAAATTGACGTCTTCTACTCTTCTCAATCAAAAGCTATCAATTGGGGCAGAAAAACCGTTAAAGTAAAAATCTATAAATAA
- a CDS encoding YbdD/YjiX family protein, which translates to MLKRLIKILSYRKQFVSLLVGVPSYDTYVAHMKMHHPEDPVKTRKEFFCEAQDERYNAKGGKVSRCC; encoded by the coding sequence ATGTTGAAAAGATTGATTAAAATTCTCAGCTACAGAAAGCAATTCGTCAGTTTGCTAGTCGGCGTGCCAAGTTATGATACTTATGTGGCCCATATGAAAATGCATCATCCTGAAGACCCTGTGAAAACCAGGAAAGAATTTTTCTGTGAAGCCCAGGATGAGCGGTATAATGCTAAGGGTGGAAAAGTGTCTCGTTGCTGCTAA